One Strigops habroptila isolate Jane chromosome 19, bStrHab1.2.pri, whole genome shotgun sequence genomic window carries:
- the JUP gene encoding junction plakoglobin, translating to MEVMNMMEQPIKVTEWQQTYTYDSGIHSGVNTQVPSVSSKCLGDDDEVYGKQYTIKKTTTTSYCQGGSQNQSQAQADMEAQLAMTRAQRIRAAMYPETVEDRSLLITTQLEGQQTNVQRLAEPSQMLKSAIVHLINYQDDAELATRAIPELTKLLNDEDPVVVSKAAMIVNQLSKKEASRRALMQSPQIVAAVVRTMQSTSDLDTARCTTSILHNLSHHREGLLSIFKSGGIPALVRMLSSPVESVLFYAITTLHNLLLYQEGAKMAVRLADGLQKMVPLLNKNNPKFLAITTDCLQLLAYGNQESKLIILANGGPQALVQIMRSYNYEKLLWTTSRVLKVLSVCPSNKPAIVEAGGMQALGKHLTSSSPRLVQNCLWTLRNLSDVATKQEGLDGVLKILVNQLSSDDVNVLTCATGTLSNLTCNNSKNKTLVTQSNGVEALIHTILRAGDKEDITEPAVCALRHLTSRHPEAEMAQNSVRLNYGIPAIVKLLNQPNQWPLVKATIGLIRNLALCPANHAPLQEAAVIPRLVQLLVKAHQDAQRHVAAGTQQPYTDGVKMEEIVEGCTGALHILARDPMNRMEIFRLNTIPLFVQLLYSPVENIQRVAAGVLCELAQDKEAADAIDAEGASAPLMELLHSRNEGTATYAAAVLFRISEDKNPDYRKRVSVELTNSLFKHDPAAWEAAQSMIPINEPYSDELDPGYRPMYSGDIPLDPIDMHMDMDGDYPMDAYSDGVRAPFADHMLA from the exons ATGGAGGTGATGAACATGATGGAGCAGCCGATCAAGGTGACGGAGTGGCAGCAAACCTACACCTATGACTCGGGCATCCACTCCGGAGTCAACACCCAGGTGCCCTCGGTCAGCAGCAAGTGCCTCGGGGACGATGACGAGGTCTATGGGAAGCAGTACACCATCAAGAAGACGACCACCACCAGCTACTGCCAGGGAGGGAGCCAGAACCAGAGCCAAGCACAAG CGGACATGGAGGCTCAGCTGGCCATGACCCGGGCGCAGCGCATCCGCGCCGCCATGTACCCCGAGACGGTGGAGGACCGCTCGCTGCTCATCACCACGCAGCTCGAGGGGCAGCAGACCAACGTGCAGCGCCTGGCCGAGCCCTCGCAGATGCTGAAATCAGCCATCGTGCACCTCATCAACTACCAGGACGACGCCGAGCTGGCCACGCGCGCCATCCCGGAGCTCACCAAGCTGCTCAACGATGAGGACCCG GTGGTTGTCAGCAAAGCAGCCATGATCGTCAACCAGCTCTCCAAGAAGGAGGCGTCGCGCCGTGCCCTGATGCAGTCGCCGCAGATCGTGGCGGCCGTGGTGCGCACCATGCAGAGCACCAGCGACCTGGACACGGCGCGCTGCACCACCAGCATCCTGCACAACCTCTCGCACCACCGCGAGGGCCTGCTCTCCATCTTCAAGTCCGGCGGCATCCCGGCCCTCGTCAGGATGCTGAG CTCGCCGGTCGAGTCAGTCCTCTTCTACGCCATCACCACCCTGCACAACCTGCTGCTCTACCAGGAAGGGGCCAAGATGGCAGTGCGCCTGGCCGACGGCCTGCAGAAGATGGTTCCTCTGCTCAACAAGAACAACCCCAAGTTCCTGGCTATCACCACCGACTGCCTTCAGCTCCTTGCCTATGGCAACCAGGAGAGCAAG CTGATAATTCTGGCCAACGGAGGCCCCCAGGCCCTGGTGCAGATCATGCGCAGCTACAACTACGAGAAGCTGCTCTGGACCACGAGCCGGGTGCTGAAGGTGCTGTCAGTGTGTCCCAGCAACAAGCCCGCTATCGTTGAGGCTG GCGGCATGCAGGCGCTGGGCAAGCACCTgaccagctccagccccaggctggtCCAGAACTGCCTCTGGACCCTGCGGAACCTGTCTGATGTGGCCACCAAGCAG GAGGGCCTGGACGGTGTCCTCAAGATCCTGGTGAACCAGCTGAGCTCCGACGACGTGAACGTGCTGACGTGTGCCACCGGCACCCTCTCCAACCTGACCTGCAACAACAGCAAGAACAAGACCCTGGTGACGCAGTCGAACGGGGTGGAAGCCCTGATCCACACCATCCTGCGGGCAGGCGACAAGGAGGACATCACCGAGCCGGCCGTGTGCGCGCTGCGGCACCTCACCAGCCGGCACCCCGAGGCCGAGATGGCGCAGAACTCGGTGCGGCTCAACTACGGCATCCCCGCCATCGTCAAGCTCCTCAACCAGCCCAACCAGTGGCCACTGGTCAAg gctACCATAGGTCTGATCCGCAACCTGGCCCTGTGCCCGGCCAACCATGCCCCGCTGCAGGAGGCCGCCGTCATCCCGCGCCTGGTCCAGCTGCTGGTAAAGGCTCACCAGGATGCCCAGCGGCACGTGGCCGCCGGCACGCAGCAGCCCTACACG GATGGAGTGAAGATGGAAGAGATCGTGGAGGGATGCACGGGGGCACTGCACATCCTGGCCCGGGACCCCATGAACCGCATGGAGATCTTCCGCCTCAACACCATCCCTCTCTTCGTGCAG CTCCTCTACTCGCCGGTGGAGAACATCCAGCGCGTGGCAGCCGGTGTGCTGTGCGAGCTGGCCCAGGACAAGGAGGCAGCAGATGCCATCGACGCCGAGGGGGCCTCGGCTCCCctcatggagctgctgcactCCAGGAATGAGGGGACGG CCACCTATGCCGCCGCCGTGCTCTTCCGCATCTCGGAGGACAAGAACCCCGACTACAGGAAGCGTGTCTCCGTGGAGCTCACCAACTCCCTCTTCAAGCACGACCCGGCGGCCTGGGAAGCG GCTCAGAGTATGATCCCCATCAACGAGCCCTACTCAGATG AGCTGGACCCTGGCTATCGCCCCATGTACTCGGGTGACATCCCCCTGGACCCCATCGACATGCACATGGACATGGACGGGGACTACCCCATGGACGCCTACAGCGATGGTGTCCGAGCGCCCTTCGCTGACCACATGCTCGCCTAA
- the P3H4 gene encoding endoplasmic reticulum protein SC65, which yields MGGAALALLLLVAAATEPCAAQYEEYSVRGFPADALEPLQRAYARALAQYAGAQWAESARALEASLRLHRLLRDSEAHCHRRCAEPGPAEEPPAEGDPAAPEWEREMQLFGRLLRRAGCLRACKRDLPVFQLRYPPAQTLRDFQRRLPYQYLHYALFKSNKIEKAVSAAHTFLQKNPKHEMTLKYLNYYRTMLDVDEYLVDLEAQPYEPIFVRSVKLYNNGDFRSSAADMEQALAEYYKAYEDCLAGCEGAYELQDFKDFYPAIADHFVSVLQCKVDCETELTPNVGGYFVEKFVATMYHYLQFAYYKLNDVQDAVRSVSSYMLFDPGDTVMQQNLVYYRFHRERWRLREEDFEPRPEAVRYHNQTATQKMMLDFARQYLQADDEMEVDGDEGLEARDLPSDGEFEGEGDYEEGFFAEWWQEPRTKGDKADQETLS from the exons aTGGGCGGTGCGGCgctggcgctgctgctgctggtggcgGCGGCGACGGAGCCGTGCGCGGCGCAGTACGAGGAGTACAGCGTGCGCGGGTTCCCCGCGGACGCGCTGGAGCCGCTGCAACGAGCCTACGCGCGGGCGCTGGCGCAGTACGCGGGCGCGCAGTGGGCAGAGAGCGCCCGGGCGCTGGAGGCGAGCCTGCGCCTGCACCGGCTGCTGCGCGACAGCGAAGCGCATTGCCACCGCCGCTGCGCGGAGCCGGGCCCCGCAGAGGAGCCCCCCGCCGAGGGGGACCCCGCGGCCCCGGAGTGGGAGCGGGAGATGCAGCTCTTCGGGCGGCTGCTGCGCCGCGCAGGCTGCCTGCGCGCCTGCAAGCGCGACCTGCCCGTGTTCCAGCTGCGCTACCCGCCCGCGCAGACGCTGCGCGACTTCCAGCGCCGCCTGCCCTACCAGTACCTGCACTACGCGCTCTTCAAG tcCAATAAGATCGAGAAAGCAGTGTCCGCTGCGCACACCTTCCTGCAGAAGAACCCCAAGCACGAGATGACCTTGAAGTACCTGAACTATTACAGGACAATGCTGGATGTGGATGAATACCTGGTCGACCTGGAGGCCCAGCCCTACGAG CCCATATTCGTGCGCTCGGTGAAGCTCTACAACAACGGGGATTTTCGGAGCAGCGCGGCCGATATGGAGCAGGCGCTGGCCGAGTACTACAAGGCGTACGAGGACTGCCTGGCCGGCTGCGAGGGCGCCTACGAGCTGCAGGACTTCAAGGACTTCTACCCCGCCATCGCAG ATCACTTTGTGAGCGTGCTGCAGTGCAAGGTGGACTGCGAGACCGAGCTCACCCCCAACGTGGGGGGCTACTTCGTGGAGAAGTTTGTGGCCACCATGTACCACTACCTGCAGTTCGCCTACTACAAGC TGAACGATGTGCAGGACGCGGTGCGCAGCGTCTCCAGCTACATGCTCTTTGACCCGGGTGACACCGTGATGCAGCAGAACCTGGTCTATTACCGCTTCCACCGTGAGCGCTGGCGCCTGCGCGAGGAGGACTTCGAGCCGCGGCCG GAAGCCGTGCGCTACCACAACCAGACGGCCACGCAGAAGATGATGCTGGACTTCGCCAGGCAGTACCTGCAGGCTGATGACGAG ATGGAGGTGGATGGTGATGAGGGGCTGGAGGCGCGGGACCTGCCCTCCGATGGCGAGTTCGAGGGTGAAGGCGACTACGAGGAGGGCTTCTTCGCTGAGTGGTGGCAGGAGCCCAGGACCAAAGGGGACAAAGCTGACCAAG AGACCCTGTCATGA
- the FKBP10 gene encoding peptidyl-prolyl cis-trans isomerase FKBP10 — protein sequence MAPGSLFLLLLLLLLLSILGAPGLGDPGPLEDVVIDRYYIPKICLREVQMGDFIRYHYNGTFKDGKKFDSSYDRGATVAGVVGVGRLITGMDRGLQGMCVNERRHLIVPPHLGYGSIGVAGLIPPDATLYFDVVMLDIWNKKDKLQITTLSRPQRCNRTVESSDFVRYHYNGTLLDGTPFDSSYSKNGTYDTYVGTGWLIKGMDQGLLGMCAGEKRSIIIPPFLAYGEKGYGTTIPPQASLVFSVLLVDFHNPKDSVFLEHLEVPESCKRRAVTGDFVRYHYNGTLMDGTLFDSSYSRNHTYNTYIGKGYIIPGMDQGLQGVCMGERRRVVIPPHLAYGENGTGNKIPGSAVLVFDVHIIDFHNPEDPVEMETVYRPEGCNLTTRHRDFVRYHYNCSLLDGTKLFSSHDYEKPQEVTLGTNKVIEGLNRGLLDMCAGERRVLIVPPHLGHGESGARGVPGSAVLRFEVELISMEEGVPEGYFFIWHGEPPASLYEQMDLNKDGEIPADEFSTFIKTQVAEGKGRLMPSSDPEKVIADMFRNQDRNQDGKITPEELKLKSDEDQEKIHEEL from the exons ATGGCCCCCGGcagcctcttccttctcctcctcctcctcctcctcctcagcatcctggGGGCCCCGGGGCTGGGCGACCCCGGCCCCCTGGAAGACGTGGTGATAGACAGATACTATATCCCCAAAATCTGCCTGCGGGAGGTCCAGATGGGGGATTTCATTCGCTACCACTACAATGGGACCTTTAAAGATGGCAAAAAGTTTGACTCCAG CTACGACCGAGGGGCCACGGTGGCCGGCGTGGTGGGCGTCGGGCGGCTCATCACCGGCATGGACCGGGGGCTGCAGGGCATGTGCGTCAACGAGCGGCGTCACCTCATCGTGCCCCCGCACCTCGGCTACGGCAGCATCGGCGTGG CGGGGCTGATCCCCCCAGACGCCACCTTGTACTTCGACGTGGTCATGCTGGACATCTGGAACAAGAAGGACAAGCTGCAGATCACCACCTTGTCCCGACCCCAGCGCTGCAACCGCACCGTGGAGAGCTCGGACTTCGTGCGGTACCACTACAACGGCACGCTGCTGGATGGCACCCCCTTCGACTCCAG CTACAGCAAGAACGGCACCTACGACACCTACGTGGGCACGGGCTGGCTCATCAAGGGCATGGACCAGGGGCTGCTGGGCATGTGCGCCGGGGAGAAGAGGAGCATCATCATCCCTCCGTTCCTTGCCTACGGGGAGAAGGGCTATG GCACCACGATCCCGCCGCAGGCGTCGCTGGTGTTCAGCGTGCTGCTGGTGGACTTCCACAACCCCAAGGACAGCGTGTTCCTGGAGCACCTCGAGGTGCCCGAGTCCTGCAAGCGCCGGGCTGTGACCGGGGACTTCGTCCGCTACCACTACAATGGCACACTGATGGATGGGACGCTCTTTGACTCCAg CTACTCCCGCAACCACACGTACAACACCTACATCGGGAAGGGCTACATCATCCCCGGCATGGACCAGGGCCTGCAGGGGGTCTGCATGGGGGAGAGGCGGCGGGTGGTCATCCCCCCACACCTGGCCTATGGGGAGAACGGAACAG GGAACAAGATTCCCGGCTCAGCCGTGCTCGTCTTCGATGTCCACATCATTGACTTCCACAACCCCGAGGACCCGGTGGAGATGGAGACTGTGTACCGGCCGGAGGGCTGCAACCTCACCACCCGCCACAGGGACTTCGTCCGCTACCACTACAACTGCTCCTTGCTGGACGGCACCAAGCTCTTCTCCTC CCACGACTACGAGAAGCCGCAGGAGGTGACCCTGGGCACCAACAAGGTGATCGAGGGCTTGAACAGGGGCCTCCTCGACATGTGCGCGGGGGAGCGGCGGGTGCTCATCGTCCCCCCCCACCTGGGACACGGGGAGAGCGGAG CCCGGGGGGTGCCGGGCAGCGCCGTGCTCCGCTTCGAGGTGGAGCTGATCTCCATGGAGGAGGGGGTTCCCGAGGGATACTTCTTCATCTGGCACGGGGAGCCCCCGGCCAGCCTCTACGAGCAAATGGACCTCAACAAGGATGGCGAAATCCCGGCTGATGAG TTCTCCACCTTCATCAAGACCCAGGTGGCGGAAGGGAAGGGGCGGCTCATGCCCAGCTCTGACCCGGAGAAAGTCATCGCCGACATGTTCAGGAACCAGGACCGCAACCAGGACGGGAAGATCACCCCCGAGGAGCTGAAGCTCAAGTCGGATGAGGACCAGGAGAAGATCCACGAGGAGCTCTGA
- the NT5C3B gene encoding 7-methylguanosine phosphate-specific 5'-nucleotidase, with product MVPELESATVRILHPERVTGIIRSLKEQGTSKLQVISDFDMTLSRFGCNGRRCPTSHNILNDSRVISEDSKRKLKDLLHYYYPIEIDPNRTLEEKRPLMVEWWSRVHELLSQQSIRKGDIAQIVSESGVMLRDGFKELFDQLHKYNVPLFIFSAGVGDVLEEIIRQANVFYSNINVVSNYMDFDENGVLTRFKGPLIHTYNKNNSVLQGTEYFQELSTRTSIILLGDSMGDLTMADGVPSVENILKIGFLNDKVEERRGKYLGAYDIVLERDETLDVANGILRYILTET from the exons ATG GTTCCCGAGCTGGAGAGCGCCACGGTCCGCATCCTGCACCCGGAGCGTGTGACCGGGATCATCCGGTCCCTCAAGGAGCAGGGGACGAGCAAGCTGCAG GTCATTTCTGACTTCGACATGACGCTGAGCAGGTTCGGCTGCAACGGCAGGCGCTGCCCCACTTCGCACA ATATCCTCAACGACAGTCGTGTTATCAGTGAGGACAGCAAGAGGAAG CTAAAAGATCTGCTGCACTATTACTATCCCATTGAAATTGATCCTAACCGCACCCTGGAAGAGAAACGGCCCCTCATGGTGGAGTG gTGGAGCAGGGTCCATGAGCTGCTGTCACAGCAGAGCATCCGGAAGGGGGACATAGCCCAGATCGTCAGCGAGTCGGGTGTGATGCTGAG GGATGGATTCAAGGAATTGTTTGATCAGCTGCATAAGTACAACGTCCCCCTGTTCATCTTCTCCGCTGGCGTCGGTGATGTCCTTGAAGAGATCATCCGTCAGGCCAACGTCTTCTACTCAAACATCAACGTGGTGTCCAACTACATGGACTTTGATGAGAAC GGTGTCCTCACGCGATTCAAGGGACCTCTCATCCACACCTACAACAAGAACAACAGCGTCCTGCAAGGCACGGAGTACTTCCAGGAGCTGAGCACCAGGACAAGCATCATCCTGCTGGGGGACTCCATGGGTGACCTGACGATGGCAGACGGCGTTCCCAGTGTGGAGAACATCCTCAAGATTGGCTTCCTCAATGACAAG GTGGAAGAGCGGAGGGGGAAGTACCTGGGTGCCTACGACATCGTGCTGGAGAGGGACGAGACGCTGGATGTGGCCAACGGGATCCTCCGCTACATCCTTACGGAGACGTGA